In Cyprinus carpio isolate SPL01 chromosome B16, ASM1834038v1, whole genome shotgun sequence, the following are encoded in one genomic region:
- the il11a gene encoding uncharacterized protein il11a, producing MKLLGDSSSSLLLSLLLAQLHLLASAFPAHPRRIQTDFDKLSNQTRHLLKLTQDLLKNPVFATEIDHQRFKSLPAISSRVSDLTTLEFKPTLSQLYADLKSFEHHFEWLNRTTRKQQHSSVPKLTDMISHIKSLINSLQRQMTRAEAPRIPVPSPSLPPNPAFHWEVVQSSQELLQQFRLFCDWASRVFLTLKSKLPA from the exons ATGAAAT TGCTGGGTGACTCCTCCTCATCGCTGCTCCTCTCGCTGCTGCTGGCTCAACTTCATCTGTTAGCATCTGCCTTCCCTGCTCACCCCAGGCGGATCCAGACTGACTTTGACAAGCTGAGCAATCAGACCAGACACCTTCTGAAGCTGACTCAGGATCTACTG AAAAACCCAGTGTTTGCCACAGAGATTGATCACCAAAGGTTCAAGTCTCTTCCAGCGATCAGCAGCAGAGTCAGTGACCTCACCACTCTGGAG TTCAAGCCTACACTTTCTCAGCTCTATGCAGACCTAAAGTCCTTTGAGCACCACTTTGAGTGGCTGAACAGAACGACACGCAAGCAGCAGCACAGCTCAGTACCAAAGCTGACAGACATGATCTCCCACATTAAAAGCCTCATAAACTCCTTACAGCGTCAG atgaCCCGAGCAGAGGCTCCACGGATCCCCGTTCCCTCTCCCTCACTCCCACCTAATCCCGCTTTTCATTGGGAGGTGGTTCAATCCTCTCAGGAACTCCTGCAGCAGTTCAGGCTCTTCTGTGACTGGGCCTCACGAGTGTTCCTTACCCTCAAATCCAAATTACCAGCATGA